Proteins from one Salmo salar chromosome ssa07, Ssal_v3.1, whole genome shotgun sequence genomic window:
- the dctn6 gene encoding dynactin subunit 6 isoform X2, protein MADPNTKHMPQKSANIAAGAVVCVESEIRGDVTIGPRTVVHPKARIIAEAGPIIIGEGNLIEEQALIINSYPENIMPDTEGVEPKTMTIGINNVFEVGCVSQALKIGDNNVIESKADLGKNVILTSGCIVGACCQVNTCEVIPENTVIYGSNCMRRVQTERPQPQTLQLDFLMKILPNYHHMKKTVKGTSTPVRN, encoded by the exons ATGGCGGACCCCAACACTAAACATATGCCACAGAAAAG TGCCAACATTGCTGCTGGAGcagttgtgtgtgtagagagtgAAATTAGAGGAGATGTGACCATTG GTCCAAGAACAGTGGTCCACCCCAAAGCACGTATTATAGCTGAGGCAGGCCCTATTATCATTGGAGAAGGCAACCTGATCGAGGAACAGGCTCTCATCATTAACAG TTATCCAGAAAATATTATGCCTGACACTGAAGGAGTTGAACCCAAGACCATGACGATTGGAATCAACAATGTGTTTGAAGTCGGTTGTG TCTCTCAAGCATTGAAAATTGGTGACAACAATGTAATCGAGTCAAAAG CGGACCTAGGGAAGAACGTCATTCTCACCAGTGGCTGTATCGTCGGCGCTTGTTGCCAGGTGAATACGTGTGAGGTCATTCCCGAGAACACAGTCATCTATGGGTCCAACTGCATGAGACGTGTGCAGACAGAAAGGCCTCAG CCTCAGACGCTCCAGCTAGATTTCCTCATGAAGATCCTGCCCAACTACCATCACATGAAGAAGACTGTCAAAGGAACCTCCACCCCTGTCAGGAACTAA
- the dctn6 gene encoding dynactin subunit 6 isoform X1, with protein sequence MADPNTKHMPQKSANIAAGAVVCVESEIRGDVTIGPRTVVHPKARIIAEAGPIIIGEGNLIEEQALIINSYPENIMPDTEGVEPKTMTIGINNVFEVGCGLTLNQLLMFNPQPTSQVSQALKIGDNNVIESKADLGKNVILTSGCIVGACCQVNTCEVIPENTVIYGSNCMRRVQTERPQPQTLQLDFLMKILPNYHHMKKTVKGTSTPVRN encoded by the exons ATGGCGGACCCCAACACTAAACATATGCCACAGAAAAG TGCCAACATTGCTGCTGGAGcagttgtgtgtgtagagagtgAAATTAGAGGAGATGTGACCATTG GTCCAAGAACAGTGGTCCACCCCAAAGCACGTATTATAGCTGAGGCAGGCCCTATTATCATTGGAGAAGGCAACCTGATCGAGGAACAGGCTCTCATCATTAACAG TTATCCAGAAAATATTATGCCTGACACTGAAGGAGTTGAACCCAAGACCATGACGATTGGAATCAACAATGTGTTTGAAGTCGGTTGTG GTTTAACCCTCAACCAACTTCTCATGTTTAACCCTCAACCAACTTCTCAAGTCTCTCAAGCATTGAAAATTGGTGACAACAATGTAATCGAGTCAAAAG CGGACCTAGGGAAGAACGTCATTCTCACCAGTGGCTGTATCGTCGGCGCTTGTTGCCAGGTGAATACGTGTGAGGTCATTCCCGAGAACACAGTCATCTATGGGTCCAACTGCATGAGACGTGTGCAGACAGAAAGGCCTCAG CCTCAGACGCTCCAGCTAGATTTCCTCATGAAGATCCTGCCCAACTACCATCACATGAAGAAGACTGTCAAAGGAACCTCCACCCCTGTCAGGAACTAA